In the Coleofasciculus chthonoplastes PCC 7420 genome, one interval contains:
- a CDS encoding inositol monophosphatase family protein, with protein MKEFWASVLDFAKEITNHVGSQLLPDFRQVQASQKADGSLVTKADHWADETLRRAIASRFPSHGILSEEGEHRFPDTEWCWIIDPLDGTTNFTRGIPIWGISLGLLYHGTPVFGYVHFPPIGQSFHGFWAGESGLPDIIPGAFMNEFSIHSSPDELSSNHFFNLCSRSTSLLQQPFPCKIRMLGVASYNFITVATGAVLGGMEATPKIWDIAGAWVIVKAAGAVWVSLESDPIFPLKAGQDYGGRSFPTLIVSRAELVDVFKSYIQQN; from the coding sequence ATGAAGGAATTTTGGGCGTCTGTACTTGACTTTGCTAAAGAGATTACTAACCATGTCGGTAGCCAACTCCTACCTGATTTTCGCCAGGTACAGGCGTCGCAGAAAGCGGATGGGAGTTTGGTGACAAAAGCGGATCATTGGGCGGATGAGACACTTCGTCGGGCGATCGCGTCTCGGTTTCCTAGTCACGGAATCCTCAGTGAGGAAGGGGAACATCGCTTTCCAGATACAGAGTGGTGTTGGATTATCGATCCCTTAGATGGTACGACTAACTTTACCCGAGGCATCCCGATTTGGGGGATTTCTCTGGGCTTGCTGTATCATGGCACACCTGTGTTTGGATATGTCCATTTCCCTCCCATTGGACAATCTTTTCATGGTTTTTGGGCGGGGGAATCCGGATTACCGGATATCATCCCTGGGGCGTTTATGAATGAGTTTTCTATCCACAGTAGCCCCGATGAACTCAGTAGTAACCACTTTTTCAACCTTTGCTCTCGCAGTACCTCCCTCTTACAGCAACCCTTCCCCTGTAAAATTCGCATGTTAGGGGTTGCCAGTTATAACTTCATCACCGTTGCCACAGGAGCGGTTCTGGGCGGGATGGAAGCAACACCCAAAATTTGGGATATTGCTGGGGCGTGGGTGATTGTGAAAGCCGCAGGTGCGGTTTGGGTGTCGTTGGAGTCAGACCCAATTTTCCCGTTGAAAGCAGGTCAAGATTATGGTGGGCGATCGTTTCCTACGCTGATTGTCAGCCGTGCTGAATTAGTGGATGTATTTAAATCCTATATCCAACAAAATTAG
- a CDS encoding BCD family MFS transporter: METSDFTQSSSTPSSPDKPLPRISILTMFRLGLFQMGLGIMAILTLGILNRVMISELGINPAYATGVLAMHQLVAPARIWFGQLSDAKPLFGYHRSGYVWLGTAGFTIAAFLAVQVMWQLGAAVQTAGGWTLNTEILGWTGILGLIFTLYGLALSASSTPFTAMLVDVSDEDNRSKLIGTTWSMLMVGIIIGGITGGILLKSLDPAETASQVSAEVFSSPLATLQTPLNRLFIIVPLVVIGLTLLATLGIEKKYSRYASRSSLVEREDQVTLGRALKVLTASRQTGLFFTFLLVMTISLFMQEGVLEPYGADVFGMPISETTRLNSYWGLGTLIGVSTTGFLVVPRIGKQNTTKLGCLSVAISFCLIILAGFTQQGEILKLAMLLFGLAAGITTTGGLSLMLDLTAAETAGTFIGAWGLAQAMARGLATFIGGWVLSIGEALFTAPVLAYGLVFALQAVGMIAAIWFLGRVNVQEFRDNTKQAIATVMENDLDG, encoded by the coding sequence ATGGAAACCAGTGATTTTACTCAATCCTCGTCCACTCCCTCATCCCCAGACAAACCCCTGCCCAGAATCAGTATTTTAACCATGTTCCGCCTGGGTTTATTCCAGATGGGGTTAGGGATTATGGCGATTCTCACCTTGGGTATCCTCAACCGGGTAATGATTAGCGAACTGGGGATTAATCCCGCTTATGCTACGGGGGTATTAGCCATGCATCAACTGGTTGCCCCAGCTAGAATTTGGTTTGGTCAACTTTCTGATGCTAAACCCCTATTTGGATATCACCGCAGTGGTTATGTTTGGCTTGGCACCGCCGGATTTACGATCGCGGCTTTTTTGGCGGTTCAGGTGATGTGGCAACTGGGTGCAGCCGTACAAACGGCGGGAGGCTGGACATTAAATACCGAAATATTAGGCTGGACAGGGATATTGGGATTAATTTTTACCCTCTATGGTTTAGCCCTGAGTGCCAGTTCTACCCCGTTTACTGCCATGCTGGTGGATGTTTCGGATGAGGACAATCGCTCCAAGTTAATCGGCACAACCTGGTCAATGCTGATGGTGGGTATTATTATTGGCGGGATTACTGGGGGAATCTTGCTCAAAAGCCTTGATCCGGCAGAAACCGCCTCACAGGTTAGTGCAGAGGTTTTTTCATCACCCTTAGCCACATTACAGACTCCCCTCAATCGTCTGTTTATCATCGTTCCATTAGTGGTTATCGGATTAACCCTGCTGGCAACTCTAGGAATTGAGAAAAAATACTCTCGCTACGCCTCCCGTTCGAGTTTAGTCGAGCGAGAAGACCAAGTTACCTTGGGTAGAGCGCTGAAAGTGTTAACCGCCAGTCGCCAAACCGGTTTATTTTTCACCTTTTTACTGGTGATGACAATTAGCCTGTTTATGCAGGAAGGCGTGTTAGAACCTTATGGCGCGGATGTCTTTGGCATGCCCATTAGTGAAACGACTCGGCTCAACTCCTATTGGGGCTTAGGCACATTAATCGGTGTGAGTACCACCGGGTTTTTAGTCGTACCTCGTATCGGTAAGCAGAATACGACGAAATTGGGATGTCTATCCGTAGCCATTAGCTTCTGCCTGATTATTCTAGCCGGATTTACGCAACAGGGGGAGATTTTGAAGCTGGCGATGCTGTTATTTGGTCTAGCGGCGGGAATCACCACCACGGGAGGATTAAGTCTGATGCTGGATTTAACAGCAGCGGAAACCGCCGGAACCTTTATTGGCGCATGGGGATTAGCCCAAGCGATGGCGCGGGGGTTAGCCACCTTTATCGGCGGTTGGGTGTTGTCCATTGGAGAAGCCTTGTTTACCGCACCTGTGTTAGCGTATGGTTTGGTATTTGCCTTGCAAGCCGTAGGCATGATTGCCGCGATTTGGTTTTTGGGACGAGTGAACGTGCAAGAATTTCGGGATAATACCAAGCAAGCGATCGCGACGGTTATGGAAAACGATTTAGACGGATAA
- a CDS encoding aldo/keto reductase: MQTTTLAKDGPTLTSVGIGTWAWGDTLFWGYGKDYGVSQVRDAFAATLDAGVSFFDTAEVYGLGESESLLGQFMKEFGRPAQIATKYFPVPWRFTSQSVSDALTASLKRLQVEQIELYQVHSPFSFFMSQETLMNALADEVQRGRIASVGVSNYSAEQMREAHGYLAARGIPLAVNQVQYSLLERKIERNGVLDTARELGVTILAYSPLAQGLLTGKYTPENYVKPTGARSLDPRFSKGGLEKIAPVIKLLRQLGEKYDRTPAQVALNWLIAQGVVPIPGAKTAQQAQQNAGALGWSLTPEEVEQLDQVTRGF, translated from the coding sequence ATACAGACAACCACCTTAGCTAAAGATGGTCCCACCCTAACCAGTGTCGGCATTGGTACTTGGGCGTGGGGCGATACACTGTTTTGGGGCTACGGCAAAGATTATGGAGTATCTCAGGTAAGAGACGCCTTTGCCGCTACCCTAGATGCGGGAGTCAGCTTTTTTGACACGGCGGAGGTGTACGGCTTGGGAGAATCCGAGTCGCTGTTGGGACAGTTTATGAAAGAATTCGGACGTCCAGCCCAGATAGCTACAAAATATTTCCCGGTTCCCTGGCGGTTTACATCACAGTCCGTGTCTGACGCTTTAACGGCTAGCTTAAAACGGTTACAGGTTGAGCAAATAGAACTGTATCAGGTTCATTCTCCCTTTAGCTTCTTCATGAGTCAAGAAACCCTAATGAATGCACTGGCGGATGAGGTGCAACGGGGGAGAATTGCCAGCGTGGGGGTGAGTAATTACTCCGCTGAACAAATGCGGGAGGCGCATGGTTATCTAGCCGCTAGGGGAATTCCTTTAGCAGTGAATCAGGTGCAATATTCCCTCCTGGAGCGGAAAATTGAACGGAATGGGGTTTTGGATACAGCGCGGGAGTTGGGGGTGACGATTTTGGCGTATAGTCCTTTAGCCCAAGGATTATTAACTGGGAAGTATACCCCAGAAAATTACGTGAAACCCACAGGGGCGCGTAGTCTTGATCCGCGTTTCAGTAAAGGGGGGTTAGAGAAAATTGCCCCTGTGATTAAACTGTTGCGCCAATTGGGGGAAAAATACGATCGCACGCCTGCACAGGTGGCGTTAAATTGGTTAATTGCCCAAGGTGTCGTGCCAATTCCGGGGGCGAAAACAGCCCAGCAAGCCCAGCAAAATGCCGGGGCGTTGGGGTGGAGTTTAACGCCTGAAGAGGTGGAACAGTTGGATCAGGTGACTCGCGGTTTTTGA
- a CDS encoding 3'(2'),5'-bisphosphate nucleotidase, whose amino-acid sequence MSYEQEKQVAIEAALTAAKLCEQVRQEQVTEAMEKSDKSPVTVADLGSQAVICRALAMAFPDDLVVGEEDASQLRQPEMADQLNRVSHYVKSVVGDATPDQVLDWIDRGNSQIGGRYWTLDPIDGTKGFLRQDQYAVALALVELGEVKLGVLVCPALPVSPDQPDGEKGVLFVAVRGQGATMVPISGGEPQPIQVTKADSQEAMRFVESVESGHGDHSRQDAVAKAVGITTPSLRMDSQAKYGAVASGRASLYLRLPSPKSPDYREKIWDHAAGTIVVEEAGGRVTDMYGKALNFSLGAKLSDNQGVIVSNGVIHDTVLDALRETASV is encoded by the coding sequence ATGTCTTACGAGCAAGAAAAACAGGTAGCTATTGAGGCAGCGCTGACAGCAGCCAAACTGTGTGAGCAAGTTCGCCAAGAACAGGTGACTGAAGCCATGGAAAAGAGCGATAAGAGTCCAGTCACGGTGGCGGATTTGGGTTCCCAGGCGGTTATCTGTCGAGCGTTAGCGATGGCGTTTCCTGATGACCTAGTGGTGGGTGAAGAAGATGCGTCCCAGTTGCGTCAACCCGAAATGGCTGACCAATTGAATCGGGTAAGTCACTACGTCAAATCTGTCGTTGGTGATGCGACACCGGATCAGGTATTGGACTGGATTGATCGCGGTAATAGTCAGATTGGTGGGCGCTATTGGACATTAGACCCCATCGATGGCACAAAAGGGTTTCTGCGTCAAGACCAATATGCTGTGGCTTTAGCACTGGTAGAACTGGGTGAAGTGAAACTGGGTGTTCTAGTTTGTCCCGCCCTACCCGTTTCCCCAGATCAACCTGATGGAGAAAAGGGTGTCTTATTTGTAGCGGTACGGGGTCAGGGAGCAACCATGGTTCCTATATCGGGCGGAGAACCTCAGCCGATTCAGGTAACAAAGGCTGATAGTCAGGAGGCGATGCGCTTTGTCGAGAGCGTGGAATCCGGTCACGGGGATCACTCACGACAGGATGCAGTTGCCAAAGCCGTAGGCATTACGACGCCTTCGTTGCGGATGGACTCTCAAGCCAAGTATGGTGCAGTCGCATCGGGTCGTGCATCGCTTTACCTGCGTTTGCCATCACCCAAGTCTCCAGACTACCGGGAAAAGATTTGGGATCATGCGGCGGGAACGATTGTGGTTGAGGAAGCTGGCGGACGGGTGACCGATATGTACGGGAAAGCCCTCAACTTTTCTCTGGGTGCCAAACTTTCGGATAATCAGGGGGTCATTGTCAGCAATGGTGTGATTCACGATACCGTGTTGGACGCCTTGCGAGAAACGGCGAGCGTGTAA
- the nrdJ gene encoding ribonucleoside-triphosphate reductase, adenosylcobalamin-dependent, with translation MVRELERERINGDFPETAPTANPVFFRTYSRRTAKGRETWKEVCDRTIQGLSKLGKLTPAETALLEKMMHQIKSLPSGRWLWVGGTDWLENPENFSGAYNCTSTNVLDWRAFGLMMDLAMMGCGTGAVLEPQYINQLPPIRNHLNVILEGEIGTTPPEERREKTEVKIDGNQVTIYVGDSRQGWVQSYQRLLELSTDERFSGEVQVSINVSDIRPAGESLKGFGGVANPVKLPELYQRCAAILNKAGGRQLNSVECCLLIDEAAVVVVAGNVRRCLPEGSLVHTESGLVAIEKIRIGDRVLTSNGFYPVTNFFDQGVQSLCRIKTEDGYLDCTPDHKVAVLTDIYGNYTMVKAKDLKPGDRLVFVPHKIPGTPTELPEFKGKRSSQAKPITVPALTSEVAYFLGYLQGDGLVSSDGWRVPLRIHQDSPQILERLIAVAEQFGLPTHTLRTPEQGKTKTFELQLNSAALNQYLSQFKQPFTSPSVPDCILLGTQTIREAYLAGLADADGCHSQGVLVTSVHPDFLRQIQTLYASLGIATRLCASIRKRTGKWEGELVTVGESADLAVQTFMSTDSSTFSERQRQRPKSFHDHGFPLDIVEPGVSRDRDNYGTGETQVITPTVKRLVPESTELIPVKVKSVETNVRTAPTYDIEVATIHEFVCEGILVSNSAGMRQGVSDDEKFVNAKDNLWQQDEHGNWRIDPERDALRMANHSRVFHHKPTLDECIAAVRKQYYSGEGAIQWAGEAVARASCDLLDTPALRKEFLQAYEQGKASHWLQEKYPNLTPDEIEHRLQRFGLNPCVTADTWVHTEFGPRQVNDLIGKQHGTYVNGELFSTTADGFFYTGDRAVFTLATKEGVSLRLTGNHQILRISAQTQKRQYTEWVAAEELKPGDRVCLHNHRGIQPWQGVGTFNQGWLLGSLVGDGSLAETQAIVRFWGDSPVKMAESEVATLQNNGVCTVNLGGDSDRQPDLQQVASSGLDQLAAQFKIHRGQKIVTPEVEQASYEFYQGFLQGLFDADGSVQGTPIKGISVRLVQHNLELLQAVQRMLLRLGIVSTVDQNQPKLVIANDNLIEFRDRVGFRQPEKQQKLDNLLNGYKRQLNRERFVVTVESVSPTGIESVYDCTVPGVSRFDANGIVAHNCGEIIGSVFHCNLAEIHLNQIDPNNEKEQEEAFSAGALSVAILLNHEFVEERYQKSRELDPIVGVSFTGLFDFFVKAFGADWLHWWAEGRPDTDQGVQFKQQEKAYLTRWRDIVHRVVWEYCDKHGIKRPNRCTTVQPSGTKSLLTGASPGWHPPKAQRFIRRITFRKNDPVALACLEYGYNVTPSQSDKDENGNLLNDPFAEACSEWLVEIPVAVSWADLPGADEIDISQFSALAQMDFAMQVQRWYVTHNTSSTWELRVNEVEPLGERIYQAIQNDEGYISAALLARFDDHQSFPRLPFEPIDKATYNQLMEEVQQRRKVSEFYSALEKYDAGELMEAGPVGCDSDKCMFPEQTPNS, from the coding sequence ATGGTAAGAGAGCTTGAACGGGAACGCATCAATGGTGATTTTCCGGAAACGGCACCGACGGCAAATCCGGTGTTTTTCCGAACCTACAGCCGCCGCACCGCTAAGGGTAGAGAGACGTGGAAGGAGGTGTGCGATCGCACTATCCAAGGCTTAAGCAAACTGGGTAAGCTGACTCCCGCAGAAACCGCCCTGCTGGAGAAGATGATGCACCAGATTAAAAGTTTACCCTCCGGGCGCTGGTTATGGGTCGGAGGCACCGATTGGCTGGAAAATCCGGAGAATTTCTCTGGCGCTTATAATTGTACGTCTACGAATGTGTTAGACTGGCGTGCCTTTGGCTTAATGATGGATCTCGCCATGATGGGATGTGGCACAGGGGCGGTTTTAGAACCCCAATATATCAACCAGTTACCCCCAATTCGTAATCATCTGAATGTAATCTTAGAGGGGGAAATTGGTACAACACCACCAGAGGAACGCCGGGAAAAAACCGAGGTCAAAATTGATGGAAATCAGGTGACCATTTATGTCGGGGACTCCCGTCAAGGGTGGGTTCAGTCCTATCAAAGGCTACTGGAATTATCCACAGATGAACGATTTTCTGGTGAAGTTCAGGTATCCATTAATGTGAGTGATATCCGTCCCGCCGGAGAATCCCTAAAAGGCTTTGGTGGTGTGGCAAATCCGGTTAAATTACCAGAACTTTATCAGCGATGTGCGGCGATTTTAAATAAAGCCGGGGGACGGCAATTAAATTCAGTCGAATGCTGTCTATTAATTGATGAAGCCGCTGTCGTGGTTGTCGCCGGAAACGTCAGGCGTTGTTTACCCGAAGGTTCCCTGGTTCACACGGAGTCGGGATTAGTTGCCATTGAAAAAATTCGGATTGGCGATCGCGTTTTAACCAGTAACGGGTTTTATCCGGTAACCAACTTCTTTGATCAAGGCGTTCAATCCCTCTGTCGAATTAAAACCGAGGATGGTTATTTAGACTGTACTCCTGATCATAAAGTTGCTGTATTAACCGACATTTATGGCAACTACACAATGGTGAAAGCCAAAGACTTGAAACCAGGCGATCGCTTAGTTTTTGTTCCCCATAAAATTCCGGGAACCCCAACAGAATTACCTGAATTTAAAGGGAAACGAAGTTCCCAGGCGAAACCAATCACCGTACCAGCGCTAACCTCAGAGGTGGCATATTTCTTAGGGTATTTACAAGGAGATGGTTTAGTCAGTTCTGATGGTTGGCGGGTTCCCTTGCGGATTCACCAAGATAGTCCGCAAATTCTAGAACGCTTGATTGCGGTGGCTGAACAGTTTGGGTTACCCACTCATACGTTAAGAACACCAGAACAGGGAAAAACAAAGACCTTTGAATTACAACTCAATTCTGCCGCCCTGAATCAGTATCTTTCCCAGTTTAAGCAGCCGTTTACCTCACCCTCTGTACCCGACTGTATCTTATTGGGAACTCAGACGATTCGGGAAGCCTATTTAGCCGGTTTAGCGGATGCTGATGGATGTCATTCTCAAGGAGTTTTAGTCACTTCCGTTCATCCCGACTTTTTGCGGCAAATCCAGACTCTCTATGCCTCTTTGGGAATTGCCACACGGTTGTGTGCCTCAATTCGTAAGCGCACAGGGAAATGGGAAGGTGAGTTAGTGACTGTCGGTGAATCGGCTGATTTAGCTGTACAAACCTTCATGTCTACTGACTCCAGTACCTTTAGTGAACGACAACGACAACGCCCCAAATCGTTTCACGATCATGGATTTCCCCTAGACATAGTGGAACCTGGGGTTAGTCGCGATCGCGATAATTATGGAACAGGTGAAACGCAAGTCATTACCCCAACCGTAAAGCGATTGGTTCCGGAATCTACGGAGTTAATTCCCGTCAAAGTTAAGTCTGTAGAAACTAACGTTCGCACCGCACCAACCTATGACATTGAAGTGGCAACGATTCATGAATTTGTCTGCGAAGGGATTCTGGTGTCTAATAGTGCGGGGATGCGCCAAGGGGTTAGTGATGATGAAAAGTTTGTTAATGCTAAGGATAACCTTTGGCAACAAGATGAACATGGAAATTGGCGGATTGATCCGGAACGTGATGCGTTGAGGATGGCAAATCATTCCCGTGTTTTTCATCATAAGCCTACCTTAGATGAATGTATTGCTGCCGTTCGCAAACAATATTATTCCGGTGAAGGTGCGATTCAATGGGCGGGAGAAGCCGTAGCACGAGCAAGTTGTGATTTGCTAGATACTCCAGCCTTGAGAAAAGAGTTTCTGCAAGCTTACGAACAAGGAAAAGCGAGTCACTGGTTACAGGAAAAGTATCCGAATTTGACCCCCGATGAAATTGAGCATCGTTTGCAGCGGTTTGGCTTAAATCCCTGCGTGACGGCTGATACTTGGGTGCATACGGAATTTGGTCCCCGCCAAGTTAACGATTTAATCGGGAAACAACATGGAACTTACGTGAATGGGGAACTGTTTAGCACAACAGCCGATGGCTTTTTCTATACGGGCGATCGCGCCGTCTTCACCCTAGCCACAAAAGAGGGGGTTTCCCTACGTCTGACAGGAAACCATCAAATTTTGCGTATTAGCGCCCAAACCCAAAAGCGTCAATATACCGAATGGGTAGCGGCTGAGGAATTGAAACCAGGCGATCGCGTCTGCTTGCACAATCACCGAGGAATTCAGCCTTGGCAAGGTGTGGGAACATTTAACCAAGGATGGTTATTAGGGAGTCTCGTTGGTGACGGATCACTAGCAGAAACTCAAGCAATCGTGCGATTCTGGGGTGACTCTCCTGTCAAAATGGCAGAGTCTGAAGTAGCAACCCTCCAGAACAATGGTGTTTGTACTGTAAATTTAGGGGGTGATTCTGATCGCCAACCGGATTTACAGCAAGTGGCGTCAAGTGGGCTGGATCAATTAGCCGCCCAGTTCAAGATTCATCGCGGTCAAAAAATAGTGACGCCAGAAGTTGAACAAGCCAGCTACGAGTTTTATCAGGGATTCCTACAAGGCTTATTTGATGCCGATGGTAGCGTGCAAGGAACGCCAATCAAAGGCATTAGCGTGCGTTTAGTCCAACATAATCTTGAATTACTGCAAGCCGTACAGCGGATGCTGCTGCGCTTGGGAATTGTTTCTACGGTTGATCAAAATCAGCCCAAATTGGTAATAGCTAACGACAACCTGATTGAATTCCGCGATCGCGTGGGTTTCCGTCAGCCGGAAAAACAGCAAAAGTTGGATAATTTACTCAACGGATACAAGCGTCAGCTAAACCGGGAACGCTTTGTTGTCACCGTTGAGTCGGTTTCTCCTACTGGTATCGAATCCGTTTACGATTGCACCGTTCCAGGTGTCTCCCGCTTTGATGCCAATGGCATTGTCGCACACAATTGCGGTGAAATTATCGGCTCAGTATTCCATTGTAATTTAGCCGAAATTCACCTGAATCAAATTGATCCGAATAACGAGAAAGAACAAGAGGAAGCCTTTAGTGCGGGGGCGCTTTCCGTTGCCATTTTACTCAACCATGAATTTGTTGAGGAACGATATCAAAAATCACGGGAATTAGACCCCATTGTCGGCGTATCCTTCACCGGATTATTCGATTTCTTTGTCAAGGCGTTTGGCGCAGACTGGTTACACTGGTGGGCAGAAGGGCGCCCCGATACGGATCAAGGTGTACAGTTTAAGCAACAAGAAAAAGCCTATTTAACCCGGTGGCGCGATATTGTGCATCGGGTAGTGTGGGAGTATTGCGATAAGCATGGGATTAAACGCCCCAATCGCTGTACAACCGTGCAACCGTCTGGAACAAAATCGCTACTCACAGGCGCATCTCCGGGTTGGCATCCTCCTAAGGCACAGCGATTTATTCGCCGAATTACATTCAGAAAGAATGATCCGGTGGCGTTAGCTTGTCTGGAATACGGGTACAATGTCACGCCATCCCAATCCGATAAAGATGAAAACGGGAATCTATTAAATGATCCCTTTGCTGAAGCCTGTTCGGAATGGCTGGTGGAAATTCCCGTGGCTGTATCCTGGGCAGATTTACCCGGTGCTGATGAAATTGATATCAGTCAGTTTTCGGCATTGGCTCAAATGGATTTTGCCATGCAAGTTCAGCGCTGGTATGTGACACACAACACCTCGTCCACCTGGGAATTGCGCGTTAATGAAGTTGAACCCTTAGGCGAACGGATTTATCAAGCGATTCAGAATGATGAAGGGTATATTTCAGCGGCGCTATTGGCGCGGTTTGATGACCATCAATCCTTCCCCCGTTTGCCTTTTGAACCCATTGATAAAGCCACATACAACCAATTGATGGAAGAAGTACAACAGCGACGAAAAGTCTCTGAGTTCTATTCGGCTTTGGAGAAATATGATGCTGGCGAATTAATGGAAGCCGGACCCGTGGGTTGTGATTCGGATAAATGTATGTTCCCAGAACAGACACCGAATTCATAA
- a CDS encoding DUF928 domain-containing protein: protein MKKPSIYLKTFSLMLSLGLVMSASAMAIAGFKPNSSSHNHQKPSETLFAGNKGLRFRNRNIRASRWRTAGFSRGSGMCYGEEVEVTPLVPEVAEKNTIPVEVTALPNPTFLVYVGETQAKEAEFALLSPDKEIIYHEMVSLNETPGIVMFTLPEPMTEEEELLKESEKYQWVFSLSCEQGGDASGNLTVEGWVERVSPETELAQKLANASEREKPAIFAEYGFWMDAAGILAQLRQDYTNDPQVQENWQSALNFAGLDQLIEAPLVSHSGSPVETNAEN from the coding sequence ATGAAAAAGCCCTCTATCTATCTGAAAACATTTTCCCTGATGTTGTCTCTGGGATTGGTGATGAGTGCCAGTGCCATGGCAATCGCTGGATTCAAACCAAATTCTTCCAGTCACAATCATCAGAAGCCTTCAGAAACCCTCTTCGCTGGAAATAAAGGTCTGCGATTTCGTAACCGAAACATTAGAGCGTCTCGGTGGAGAACCGCAGGATTCTCGCGAGGTTCGGGTATGTGTTACGGAGAGGAAGTCGAAGTCACACCGTTAGTACCAGAAGTTGCGGAAAAAAACACAATTCCAGTTGAAGTAACGGCATTACCGAATCCGACATTCTTGGTTTACGTGGGTGAGACTCAAGCCAAGGAAGCAGAATTTGCATTGCTGAGTCCAGACAAAGAGATTATTTATCACGAAATGGTTTCTTTAAACGAAACGCCAGGAATTGTCATGTTCACTCTGCCAGAACCGATGACAGAGGAAGAGGAGCTACTCAAGGAATCGGAAAAGTACCAGTGGGTATTTTCCCTCAGTTGTGAGCAGGGGGGTGATGCTTCTGGAAATTTGACGGTCGAAGGGTGGGTTGAGCGTGTTTCTCCAGAAACCGAACTTGCTCAAAAGTTAGCCAATGCATCAGAACGGGAAAAGCCAGCTATTTTTGCTGAATATGGCTTCTGGATGGATGCAGCAGGTATATTGGCTCAGTTACGTCAGGATTATACTAATGATCCTCAAGTTCAAGAGAATTGGCAATCTGCCTTGAACTTTGCCGGTCTAGATCAACTGATTGAAGCACCGTTGGTGAGTCATTCTGGGTCACCTGTTGAAACCAATGCTGAAAATTAA